From Pseudomonas poae, the proteins below share one genomic window:
- a CDS encoding TetR/AcrR family transcriptional regulator, whose protein sequence is MDEHKALRVMRTMVDAGQLTDPDSARGKLLQTAAHLFRNKGFERTTVRDLASAVGIQSGSIFHHFKSKDEILRAVMEETIHYNTALMRASLEEATNVRERVLALIRCELQSIMGGSGEAMAVLVYEWRSLSDEGQAQVLALRDVYETLWLQVLGEAKAAGYIKGDVFIARRFLTGALSWTTTWFRAEGSLTLEQLAEEALLMVLKAD, encoded by the coding sequence ATGGATGAGCACAAAGCCCTGCGGGTGATGCGCACCATGGTCGACGCCGGCCAATTGACCGACCCCGACAGTGCCCGGGGCAAGTTACTGCAAACCGCGGCTCACCTGTTTCGTAACAAGGGTTTTGAGCGCACGACTGTGCGTGATCTGGCGAGTGCGGTGGGCATTCAGTCCGGCAGCATCTTTCATCACTTCAAGAGCAAGGACGAGATCCTGCGGGCGGTGATGGAGGAAACCATCCACTACAACACCGCGCTGATGCGCGCCTCGCTTGAGGAAGCGACGAACGTGCGTGAGCGTGTGCTGGCGCTGATTCGCTGCGAATTGCAATCGATCATGGGCGGCAGCGGCGAGGCGATGGCGGTGCTGGTGTATGAGTGGCGCTCGCTGTCGGACGAGGGCCAGGCCCAGGTGCTGGCGCTGCGCGATGTGTATGAAACGCTCTGGTTGCAGGTGCTGGGCGAGGCCAAGGCCGCCGGGTATATCAAGGGCGATGTGTTTATTGCTCGACGTTTCCTCACCGGTGCGTTGTCCTGGACCACCACGTGGTTTCGCGCCGAAGGCAGCCTCACCCTCGAACAGTTGGCCGAAGAGGCCCTTTTGATGGTTTTGAAGGCCGATTGA
- a CDS encoding transporter substrate-binding domain-containing protein, with translation MFSPWRLAAGVTFWALGAAWWMPASAAQLVRIGAAHFPPYTVRPEQGADTGLLPQLVEALNASQTDYQFVLVPTSIPRRFRDFEQGRVDMAIFENPDWGWQKIPHTSVDMGLEDAEIFVAQRKPDRGQDYFADLAGKRLAVFSGYHYAFANFNPDPKYMAEHFNATLTYSHDSNLLMVVRGRADIALVTRSYLSDFMVRNADMAGQFLVSERIDQVYHHYALLRPKAPITGEAFSVLLRHLRDNGQMLKIFEPYRIDVMPVP, from the coding sequence ATGTTTTCGCCATGGCGGCTGGCTGCAGGAGTTACTTTTTGGGCACTGGGCGCCGCGTGGTGGATGCCGGCTTCGGCTGCGCAATTGGTGCGCATCGGCGCGGCGCATTTCCCGCCTTACACCGTGCGCCCCGAGCAGGGCGCCGACACCGGTTTGCTGCCGCAGCTGGTCGAGGCGCTGAACGCCTCACAGACCGATTACCAATTTGTGCTGGTGCCCACCTCCATCCCGCGGCGTTTTCGGGATTTCGAGCAAGGTCGTGTCGACATGGCGATCTTCGAAAACCCTGACTGGGGCTGGCAGAAGATTCCCCACACCAGCGTCGACATGGGCCTGGAAGACGCAGAAATTTTCGTCGCCCAGCGTAAGCCCGATCGCGGCCAGGACTATTTCGCCGACCTTGCCGGCAAACGCCTGGCAGTGTTCAGCGGCTATCACTACGCCTTCGCCAACTTCAACCCCGACCCCAAGTACATGGCCGAGCACTTCAACGCCACGTTGACTTACTCCCATGACAGCAACCTGCTGATGGTGGTGCGCGGGCGTGCCGATATTGCCTTGGTGACGCGCTCGTACCTGAGTGATTTCATGGTGCGCAATGCTGATATGGCCGGGCAGTTCCTGGTGTCGGAGCGCATCGACCAGGTCTATCACCACTACGCCTTACTGCGGCCCAAGGCGCCGATTACGGGTGAGGCGTTTTCCGTGCTGCTCAGGCATTTGCGCGATAACGGGCAGATGTTGAAGATCTTCGAGCCGTATCGCATCGATGTAATGCCGGTGCCCTGA
- a CDS encoding RNA polymerase factor sigma-70: protein MTEQVSTGRCDSPLLQAFVDNRLILVKIAARITGCRSRAEDVVQDAYFRLQSAPTITSSFKAQLSYLFQIVRNLAIDHYRKQALELKYSGTEEEGLNVVIHGASPETSHINFNTLENIADALTELPQRTRYAFEMYRLHGVPQKDIAKELGVSPTLVNFMIRDALVHCRKVSGNHSDTFARRV, encoded by the coding sequence ATGACGGAACAAGTATCCACAGGCAGGTGCGACTCACCGCTTCTCCAGGCTTTTGTCGATAATCGACTGATTCTGGTGAAGATCGCGGCGCGCATTACCGGTTGCCGCTCCCGTGCCGAAGACGTAGTGCAGGACGCCTACTTCCGGCTGCAATCGGCGCCAACGATCACGTCATCGTTCAAGGCCCAGCTCAGCTATCTGTTCCAGATCGTGCGCAACCTGGCGATCGATCACTACCGCAAGCAGGCCCTGGAGCTCAAATACTCCGGGACGGAAGAGGAAGGCTTGAATGTGGTTATTCACGGCGCTTCACCGGAAACCTCGCACATCAATTTCAATACCCTGGAAAACATCGCCGACGCCCTGACGGAGCTGCCCCAGCGCACCCGCTACGCGTTCGAGATGTATCGCCTGCACGGCGTGCCGCAAAAGGACATCGCCAAGGAACTCGGCGTATCGCCGACCCTGGTGAACTTCATGATTCGTGACGCGCTGGTGCATTGCCGCAAGGTCTCGGGCAACCACAGCGATACGTTTGCGCGCAGGGTCTGA
- a CDS encoding alpha/beta fold hydrolase — translation MSTPTRLRLFCLPYSGASAMVYARWRRALPDWLQVCPLELPGRGMRMDEPLQRDIKALAAQLADEISCDLSGPYALFGHSLGGLLAFELAHALRERGVPAPLALFASGTAGPARRDVSEYAIEKTDEQLIARLRELQGTAEEALANPELMQLMLPILRADFLLCGSFSYGVREPLGMPIHVFGGKQDSVRADQLLDWQLDASSGFSLDMFDGHHFFLVQHESAVLRCVRRYADEHLARWRNGAARQLAAG, via the coding sequence ATGAGTACGCCGACTCGACTGCGCCTGTTCTGCCTGCCCTATTCGGGGGCCAGCGCCATGGTTTATGCCCGTTGGCGCCGCGCTTTGCCGGACTGGCTGCAGGTGTGCCCGCTGGAATTGCCCGGGCGTGGCATGCGCATGGATGAGCCCCTGCAGCGTGATATCAAGGCCCTGGCGGCGCAGCTGGCAGATGAAATCAGCTGCGACCTGAGCGGCCCCTACGCCTTGTTCGGCCACAGCCTTGGAGGTCTGCTGGCGTTCGAGCTGGCCCATGCGTTGCGTGAGCGTGGTGTGCCCGCGCCCCTGGCGTTATTTGCCTCCGGTACGGCTGGCCCGGCGCGCCGCGATGTCAGCGAATACGCCATCGAAAAGACCGATGAACAATTGATCGCTCGCCTGCGCGAGCTGCAGGGCACCGCCGAAGAGGCCCTGGCCAACCCCGAATTGATGCAATTGATGCTGCCGATTCTGCGCGCCGACTTCCTGCTGTGCGGCAGCTTCAGCTACGGCGTGCGCGAGCCGCTGGGCATGCCGATCCACGTGTTCGGCGGCAAGCAGGACAGCGTGCGCGCCGACCAGTTGCTCGACTGGCAACTCGATGCCTCCAGCGGCTTTTCCCTCGACATGTTCGACGGCCACCACTTCTTCCTCGTGCAGCACGAAAGCGCGGTACTGCGCTGCGTGCGGCGCTACGCCGATGAGCACCTGGCCCGCTGGCGCAATGGCGCGGCGCGGCAACTGGCCGCCGGCTGA
- the dsbG gene encoding thiol:disulfide interchange protein DsbG: MPSLRHLLTLLPLTFLSLSATATLAQAEDWPAPIKQIEAKGAKILGKFDAPSGLTGYAAQYQNRGMALYLTADGKSVLAGNLYDAQGNDLSSAPLEKLVYAPMAKEVWAKMEKSSWIQDGDKNAPRIVYLFSDPNCPYCNMFWEQARPWVKAGKVQLRHIMVGIIREDSPGKSAALFAAKDPQKALEEHEAAGKASKLQALDKIPATIEAKLDANMKLMDELELSATPAIFYLDDKGGLQQQQGAPSPEKLLKIMGPK, translated from the coding sequence ATGCCAAGCCTCCGCCACCTGCTGACCCTGCTGCCGCTGACCTTCTTGTCACTCAGCGCGACGGCGACCCTGGCCCAGGCCGAAGACTGGCCGGCCCCGATCAAACAGATCGAAGCCAAGGGCGCCAAGATCCTCGGCAAGTTCGACGCCCCCAGCGGCCTCACCGGCTACGCCGCGCAGTACCAGAACCGTGGCATGGCGCTGTACCTGACCGCAGACGGCAAAAGCGTGCTCGCCGGCAACCTGTACGACGCCCAGGGCAATGACCTGAGCAGCGCGCCGCTGGAAAAGCTGGTGTACGCGCCGATGGCCAAGGAAGTCTGGGCCAAGATGGAAAAGAGCAGCTGGATCCAGGACGGCGATAAAAACGCGCCGCGCATCGTCTACCTGTTCAGCGACCCCAACTGCCCGTACTGCAACATGTTCTGGGAGCAGGCACGCCCGTGGGTAAAGGCCGGCAAGGTGCAGTTGCGCCACATCATGGTCGGCATCATCCGCGAAGACAGCCCCGGCAAATCGGCCGCGCTGTTCGCCGCCAAAGACCCGCAAAAAGCCCTGGAAGAACACGAAGCCGCCGGCAAAGCCAGCAAGTTGCAAGCACTGGACAAGATACCGGCCACTATCGAGGCCAAACTCGATGCCAATATGAAGCTGATGGATGAGCTGGAGTTGTCGGCGACGCCGGCGATTTTCTATCTGGATGACAAGGGTGGCTTGCAGCAACAGCAAGGCGCGCCTTCGCCGGAGAAGCTGCTGAAGATTATGGGGCCCAAATAA
- a CDS encoding TlpA disulfide reductase family protein, whose product MLTLTIGTFAIALNHILLISALILATLVGWRVAKRGGENPESVLFSLFLLGMLVARVSFVLMYWSDYSHDPLQMVDLRDGGFLAWPGVIALVLGALVYGWRRPALRKPLSAGVITGLVFWGMTSLSLSLYDKGSQLPEITLLNANGEVVQLADYKGGPLVINLWATWCPPCRREMPVLERAQHQRPDVTFLFVNQAESMQSVSTFLATQGLTLDNVLFDASGRLGQAVGSMALPTTLFYQADGRLINSHLGELSQASLARAMEPFDTVPARKPTCQASATC is encoded by the coding sequence ATGCTGACCCTGACCATCGGCACTTTCGCCATCGCCCTGAATCACATCCTGCTGATCAGCGCGCTGATTCTCGCCACCCTGGTGGGTTGGCGCGTGGCCAAGCGTGGCGGTGAAAACCCGGAGTCAGTGCTGTTCAGCCTGTTCCTGCTGGGGATGTTGGTCGCCCGTGTCAGTTTTGTGTTGATGTACTGGAGTGACTACAGCCACGACCCGCTGCAGATGGTTGACCTGCGCGACGGCGGTTTTCTCGCCTGGCCCGGCGTGATCGCGCTGGTGCTGGGCGCGCTGGTCTACGGCTGGCGCCGCCCTGCCCTGCGCAAACCGCTGAGCGCCGGGGTGATCACCGGGCTGGTGTTCTGGGGCATGACCAGCCTGTCCCTGAGCCTGTACGACAAGGGCTCGCAATTGCCGGAAATCACCTTGCTAAATGCCAATGGCGAGGTGGTGCAACTGGCCGACTACAAAGGCGGCCCGCTGGTGATCAACCTCTGGGCCACCTGGTGCCCACCCTGCCGGCGCGAAATGCCGGTGCTGGAACGCGCGCAGCATCAACGCCCCGATGTGACCTTCCTGTTCGTCAACCAGGCCGAAAGCATGCAAAGCGTTAGCACCTTCCTCGCCACCCAGGGCCTGACCCTCGACAACGTGCTGTTCGACGCCAGCGGCCGCCTCGGCCAGGCCGTGGGCTCCATGGCCTTGCCGACCACGCTGTTCTACCAAGCCGACGGGCGCCTGATCAACAGCCATCTGGGCGAGCTGTCCCAAGCCAGCCTGGCCCGCGCCATGGAACCCTTCGACACCGTCCCTGCAAGGAAACCGACATGCCAAGCCTCCGCCACCTGCTGA
- the dsbD gene encoding protein-disulfide reductase DsbD, whose amino-acid sequence MRHLFTFLLVMFAGFAQAASGNNPFETQSKFPSAEKVFVFTSERLASGETQLYWQIADGYYLYKQRMKFDGLAEKPVLPQGEPHSDEFFGEQEVYRQGLEVKIPAGTTGQVKLGWQGCADAGLCYPPQSITVDLGGPSVAPATADTGTADDQQLAKFLGESNLFWSLLAIFGLGLLLAFLPCSLPMLPILAGLVVGSGASPRRGFALAGSYVVSMALVYAALGVAAALLGGNLQAWLQQPWILGSFAALFVVLSLPMFGFFELQLPAFLRDRLDNLSRQQSGGSLLGAGILGALSGLLVGPCMTAPLAGLLLYIAQTGNVLFGGLALFTLGIGIGVPLLLLVTVGNSVLPKSGTWMNLLKGIFGFLFLGTALVLIQPLLGDAVWVGAWGALAILIGYCGWRVARDTGRAAMLVGACSLLLGLWGGALVIGAAGGSDDVLQPLKVYSGARIAAAPNAHEAFTTVNTPSALQGQLDEAKAQGQWVLLDYYADWCRSCKIMEKNVFGKPEVMAALNGVRLLRVDVTADTAASRELLERYKIPGPPTFIWIGPNGEERRAQRITGEVDADTFLQRWNQTREAL is encoded by the coding sequence ATGCGGCATCTGTTTACCTTTTTACTGGTAATGTTCGCGGGATTCGCCCAGGCAGCGTCTGGTAACAATCCTTTCGAGACCCAATCCAAGTTTCCCTCGGCAGAGAAAGTCTTCGTCTTTACCTCCGAACGCCTGGCTTCCGGCGAAACCCAGCTGTATTGGCAGATTGCCGACGGTTATTACCTGTACAAACAACGCATGAAGTTCGATGGCCTGGCCGAAAAGCCGGTGCTGCCGCAAGGCGAGCCGCACAGCGATGAGTTTTTCGGTGAACAGGAGGTGTATCGCCAGGGCCTGGAAGTGAAGATTCCCGCCGGCACCACCGGCCAGGTCAAGCTGGGCTGGCAGGGCTGCGCCGATGCCGGCCTGTGCTACCCACCGCAATCGATCACCGTAGACCTGGGCGGGCCTTCCGTGGCCCCGGCCACTGCCGACACCGGTACTGCTGACGACCAGCAACTGGCGAAATTCCTCGGCGAAAGCAACCTGTTCTGGAGCCTGCTGGCCATCTTTGGCCTGGGCCTGCTGCTGGCCTTCCTCCCCTGCTCATTGCCTATGTTGCCGATTCTTGCCGGCCTGGTCGTCGGCAGCGGCGCAAGCCCTCGTCGCGGCTTTGCGCTCGCCGGCAGCTACGTGGTGAGCATGGCGCTGGTGTACGCAGCGCTAGGCGTTGCCGCCGCCTTGCTGGGGGGCAACTTGCAGGCGTGGCTGCAACAACCCTGGATCCTTGGCTCATTCGCCGCGCTGTTTGTGGTGTTGTCATTGCCGATGTTCGGGTTCTTCGAGCTGCAACTGCCGGCGTTCCTGCGTGACCGCCTCGACAACCTCAGCCGCCAGCAAAGCGGCGGCAGCCTGCTGGGCGCCGGGATATTGGGTGCACTGTCCGGGCTGTTGGTGGGCCCATGCATGACCGCACCGCTCGCCGGCCTGCTGCTGTACATCGCCCAGACCGGTAATGTGCTGTTCGGTGGCCTGGCGCTGTTCACCCTGGGCATCGGCATTGGTGTGCCGCTGCTGCTGCTGGTGACCGTGGGCAACAGTGTGCTGCCCAAGTCCGGCACCTGGATGAACCTGCTCAAGGGCATCTTCGGCTTCCTGTTCCTGGGTACGGCGCTGGTGCTGATTCAGCCACTGCTCGGCGATGCGGTATGGGTGGGCGCGTGGGGCGCGCTGGCAATACTGATCGGCTACTGCGGCTGGCGCGTTGCCCGCGACACCGGGCGCGCCGCCATGCTGGTAGGCGCCTGCTCCCTGCTGCTGGGCCTCTGGGGTGGCGCGCTGGTGATCGGCGCCGCAGGCGGCAGTGATGACGTGTTGCAACCGCTGAAAGTCTACAGCGGCGCTCGAATCGCTGCCGCACCGAACGCTCACGAGGCCTTTACCACCGTCAACACGCCCAGCGCCCTGCAAGGCCAGCTCGACGAAGCCAAGGCCCAGGGCCAATGGGTGCTGCTCGACTACTACGCCGACTGGTGCCGCTCCTGCAAAATCATGGAAAAGAACGTGTTCGGCAAACCCGAGGTCATGGCGGCCCTTAACGGCGTGCGCCTGCTCAGGGTTGATGTGACGGCGGACACTGCCGCCAGCCGTGAGCTGTTGGAACGCTACAAGATTCCCGGCCCGCCGACCTTCATCTGGATCGGGCCCAACGGTGAAGAACGCCGCGCCCAGCGCATCACCGGCGAAGTGGATGCCGACACCTTCCTGCAACGCTGGAATCAGACCCGAGAAGCCCTCTGA
- a CDS encoding response regulator translates to MHVLVCEDDELIASGIVAGLGAQGFTVERVATAAAARAMLKAATFDIMVLDLGLPDEDGLKLLQQQRSQGLEIPVLILTARDSVTNRVDGLQAGADDYLLKPFDLRELAARLQTLLRRVAGRSVNLIEHGRLAYDPSSRETFLGGEPVDLSRREQALLQALLHNKGRVLSSEQLKDSVYGFSDELESNALNVHIHHLRRKLGNGIVETVRGLGYRLGTADGGPAGEGEKVS, encoded by the coding sequence ATGCACGTACTGGTCTGTGAAGACGACGAACTGATCGCCAGCGGCATCGTGGCCGGTCTCGGCGCCCAGGGCTTTACCGTCGAGCGCGTGGCCACGGCCGCTGCCGCACGGGCGATGCTCAAGGCGGCCACGTTCGACATCATGGTGCTCGACCTCGGCCTGCCCGATGAAGACGGTCTCAAGTTGTTGCAACAGCAGCGCAGCCAGGGCCTGGAAATTCCGGTGCTGATCCTGACTGCGCGCGATTCTGTGACCAACCGTGTCGATGGCCTGCAAGCCGGTGCCGATGACTACCTGCTCAAGCCTTTCGACCTGCGTGAACTCGCCGCCCGCCTGCAAACCCTGCTGCGACGGGTGGCGGGGCGCAGCGTCAACCTGATCGAACACGGCCGCCTGGCCTACGACCCGAGCAGCCGCGAGACCTTCCTCGGTGGTGAGCCGGTGGACCTCTCGCGGCGTGAACAGGCGCTGTTGCAAGCCCTGCTGCATAACAAGGGCCGCGTGTTGTCCAGCGAGCAGCTCAAGGACAGCGTCTATGGCTTCAGCGATGAACTCGAGAGCAACGCCCTCAACGTGCACATCCACCACCTGCGGCGCAAATTGGGTAATGGCATCGTTGAAACCGTACGTGGCCTCGGCTACCGCCTGGGCACGGCGGATGGCGGCCCGGCGGGTGAGGGAGAGAAGGTTTCGTGA
- a CDS encoding ATP-binding protein yields the protein MKSLRLRLTFKLGAAFVLIWVLAAAWMLNDLRNQMMFSLDQRLVASARMVAGLTEQMPGLASVSGGTQLRTDQLNVPGGMACQVSSLRGEILARSHTTPDEGLESRKSGFRDQVIDGVGWRSFTLSRGDLLITTADRQVEREALNLSILLAASVPVGVALLGCLWLLWLGIGQSLLPLNRMRDALMRRSADSLEPLQIHPLPSELKPLLDTQNQLLQRIAKTIERERRLTGDAAHELRSPLTAIKTHLQVARMTEGAARDQSLAHAEEGADRLHRTLEQLLLLARVEGSLSFDDGLQSSAEQVARLAVQDANAGDNRRIDLILADNLSETPVEMPVALAVAALRNLLDNALRHTPGDTRVELSVFTAADNVVFRVRDHGKQIAAEDLQYLTQRFWRNGSSEGCGLGLAIVQAIVQRCSCSLKFDSQADGLRVDLGMPLRH from the coding sequence GTGAAAAGCCTGCGCCTGCGCCTGACGTTCAAGCTGGGCGCCGCGTTTGTGTTGATCTGGGTGCTGGCGGCGGCCTGGATGCTCAACGACCTGCGCAACCAGATGATGTTCTCGCTCGACCAGCGGCTGGTGGCGTCCGCACGCATGGTGGCGGGGCTGACCGAGCAGATGCCGGGCCTGGCCAGCGTGAGCGGCGGCACGCAATTGCGCACCGACCAACTGAATGTACCGGGTGGCATGGCCTGCCAGGTCAGCTCGTTGCGCGGGGAAATTCTTGCGCGCAGCCACACCACCCCGGATGAAGGCCTGGAGTCGCGCAAGAGCGGCTTTCGCGACCAGGTCATCGATGGTGTGGGTTGGCGCAGTTTCACCCTGTCCCGTGGCGACCTGCTGATCACCACCGCCGACCGCCAGGTGGAGCGCGAGGCACTGAACCTGTCGATCCTGCTGGCGGCTTCGGTGCCGGTGGGCGTGGCGCTGCTTGGCTGTCTCTGGCTGTTGTGGCTGGGCATCGGTCAGAGCCTGCTGCCACTCAACCGTATGCGTGACGCGCTGATGCGCCGCAGTGCCGACTCCCTCGAACCGCTGCAGATTCACCCGTTGCCCAGCGAACTCAAGCCGCTGCTCGACACCCAGAACCAATTATTGCAGCGCATCGCCAAGACCATCGAGCGCGAACGGCGCCTCACCGGCGATGCCGCCCACGAACTGCGCAGCCCGCTGACGGCGATCAAGACCCACCTGCAAGTGGCGCGCATGACCGAAGGCGCGGCACGTGACCAGTCCCTGGCGCATGCCGAGGAGGGCGCCGACCGCCTGCACCGCACCCTTGAGCAATTGCTGCTGTTGGCGCGGGTGGAGGGCAGCCTGTCGTTCGACGACGGCCTGCAATCGAGCGCCGAGCAAGTTGCACGGTTGGCGGTCCAGGACGCCAACGCCGGCGATAATCGGCGTATTGACCTGATCCTGGCGGATAACCTCAGTGAAACCCCGGTGGAGATGCCGGTGGCCCTGGCGGTCGCGGCCCTGCGCAACCTGCTGGATAACGCCCTGCGCCACACCCCGGGCGATACCCGCGTGGAGCTGAGTGTGTTTACCGCCGCCGATAATGTGGTGTTCCGCGTACGTGACCACGGCAAGCAGATTGCTGCCGAAGACCTGCAATACCTGACCCAACGCTTCTGGCGCAACGGCAGCAGCGAGGGCTGCGGCCTGGGCCTGGCGATCGTGCAGGCGATTGTCCAGCGCTGCTCCTGCTCATTAAAGTTCGACAGCCAGGCGGATGGCCTGCGTGTTGACCTGGGCATGCCACTGCGTCACTGA
- a CDS encoding N-acetylmuramoyl-L-alanine amidase — translation MLVIDTSFPARGFNERNGEPVRQVVLHYTAVPFASSLRTLTQDGVSAHYLLPDPDEPGYRAAGYDELRVFRLVGEDKRAWHAGVSHWGGRDNLNSRAIGIEIVNQARDDDGVFTFPAYGQEQVDVLIALVLDILGRYPQIGPADILGHSDVAYWRKSDPGPRLPWRELFEAGVGAWFDEPTRAMYQRRFCMGLPPEVEVERAFQRYGYKPAQNRRAFELRTRAFQMHFRARDYSGGLDAETCAVLYALNERYRGI, via the coding sequence ATGTTGGTCATTGATACCAGTTTCCCTGCCAGGGGCTTCAACGAACGTAACGGCGAGCCCGTGCGGCAAGTGGTCCTGCATTACACGGCGGTGCCTTTCGCGTCCTCCTTGCGGACCCTGACGCAGGATGGGGTCAGCGCTCACTATCTGCTGCCTGACCCCGATGAGCCCGGCTATCGCGCCGCCGGCTATGACGAATTGCGTGTGTTTCGCCTGGTTGGCGAGGACAAGCGCGCCTGGCATGCCGGGGTCAGCCACTGGGGCGGGCGCGATAATCTCAACAGTCGGGCGATCGGTATCGAGATCGTTAACCAGGCGCGGGATGATGACGGCGTGTTTACCTTCCCTGCGTATGGCCAGGAGCAGGTGGATGTGTTGATTGCGTTGGTGCTCGACATCCTTGGGCGGTACCCGCAGATTGGGCCGGCCGACATTTTGGGGCATTCGGATGTGGCGTACTGGCGCAAGAGTGATCCGGGGCCGCGGTTGCCCTGGCGCGAATTGTTCGAGGCTGGGGTGGGGGCGTGGTTTGATGAGCCGACGCGGGCGATGTATCAGCGGCGGTTTTGTATGGGGTTGCCGCCGGAGGTGGAGGTGGAGCGGGCGTTTCAGCGGTATGGGTATAAGCCGGCGCAGAATCGTCGGGCGTTTGAGCTGAGGACCAGGGCGTTTCAGATGCACTTTCGGGCGCGGGATTATTCTGGGGGGTTGGATGCTGAGACGTGTGCGGTTTTGTATGCGTTGAATGAGAGGTATCGGGGGATTTGA